In one window of Bizionia sp. M204 DNA:
- a CDS encoding superoxide dismutase, with the protein MAFELPKLKYAYDALEPHIDARTMEIHHSKHHAGYTSKLNDAIKGTDLEGKTIDNILINLDMDNKAVRNNGGGFYNHSLFWDVMNPEGKGRLSGDLKDAIEAAYGNMEEFKTKFSNAAATQFGSGWAWLCVHKGGKVEICSTPNQDNPLMPGVGCGGTPILGLDVWEHAYYLNYQNRRPDYIDAFFNVINWNEVERRYAEAK; encoded by the coding sequence ATGGCTTTCGAATTACCGAAATTAAAATATGCTTATGATGCGTTAGAGCCGCACATAGATGCACGCACAATGGAAATACATCACTCAAAGCACCATGCTGGTTATACTTCAAAATTAAATGATGCTATAAAAGGTACGGATTTAGAGGGAAAAACAATAGATAATATCCTTATTAATTTGGATATGGATAACAAAGCGGTTAGAAATAATGGCGGTGGATTTTATAACCACTCCTTATTTTGGGACGTAATGAATCCAGAAGGAAAAGGCCGTTTGTCTGGCGACCTAAAAGATGCTATTGAAGCAGCTTATGGAAACATGGAAGAATTTAAAACAAAATTTAGTAATGCCGCAGCAACACAGTTTGGTTCTGGATGGGCTTGGCTATGTGTTCATAAAGGTGGTAAAGTTGAAATTTGCTCGACACCAAATCAAGATAACCCACTAATGCCAGGTGTTGGTTGTGGTGGAACACCAATTTTAGGATTGGATGTTTGGGAACATGCATATTACTTAAATTACCAAAACAGACGTCCTGATTATATTGATGCATTTTTTAATGTAATCAATTGGAATGAAGTTGAAAGACGTTATGCTGAGGCAAAATAA
- a CDS encoding amidophosphoribosyltransferase, whose product MSDALKHECGIAQIRLLKPLEFYKEKYGSAFYGVNKMYLLMEKQHNRGQDGAGFASIKLDTQPGERYISRVRSIAQQPIQDIFAQINERINKELTENPEYVDNVELQKKHIPYIGEVLLGHVRYGTFGKNSVESVHPFLRQNNWMHRNLIVAGNFNMTNVNELFDGLVRIGQHPKEMADTVTIMEKIGHFLDDAVSKIYRKLKKEGYNKHECSPLIAERLNVAKILKKSAKDWDGGYAMAGLLGHGDSFVLRDPAGIRPVYYYKDDEVVVVASERPVIQTVFNVDFDDVKELEPGHAIITKKSGEVAIKKILEPLERKACSFERIYFSRGSDAEIYQERKNLGKFLMPKVLEAIDNDTKNTVFSYIPNTAETSFFGMIETVEEHLNKKKTQAILDGNGKLSAEVVTNILSERPRIEKIAIKDVKLRTFITEDSSRDDLVAHVYDVTYGVIKPTDNLVIIDDSIVRGTTLKKSIIKMMDRLHPKKIIVVSSAPQIRYPDCYGIDMARLEDLIAFRAMLELLEENNKYHLIQEVYDKCKAQVELEDKDVRNFVKDLYSQFSADAISDKIAQLISNENINAEVVAIFQPIENLHKACPKNLGDWYFTGNYPTAGGNRVVNRAFINFFEGNKDRAY is encoded by the coding sequence ATGAGTGACGCTTTAAAACATGAATGTGGTATTGCACAAATTCGCTTACTAAAACCACTGGAATTCTATAAAGAAAAATACGGTAGCGCCTTTTATGGTGTTAATAAAATGTATTTGTTAATGGAAAAACAGCACAACCGAGGACAAGATGGTGCTGGTTTTGCTAGTATTAAATTAGATACGCAACCTGGCGAACGCTACATTAGTCGTGTCCGCTCCATTGCACAACAACCTATTCAGGACATTTTTGCACAAATAAATGAACGCATTAATAAGGAGCTTACCGAAAACCCGGAATATGTTGATAATGTGGAACTTCAAAAAAAACACATTCCATATATAGGTGAAGTACTTTTAGGACATGTGCGTTACGGAACATTTGGTAAAAATAGTGTTGAGAGTGTCCATCCATTTTTACGCCAAAACAACTGGATGCATAGAAACCTGATTGTTGCTGGAAACTTTAACATGACCAATGTTAATGAGCTTTTTGATGGTTTGGTGCGTATAGGTCAGCATCCTAAAGAGATGGCAGATACCGTTACTATTATGGAAAAAATAGGTCACTTCTTAGATGATGCTGTTTCCAAAATATACAGAAAATTAAAAAAAGAAGGATATAACAAGCATGAATGCTCACCATTAATTGCTGAGCGTTTAAATGTTGCTAAAATCCTAAAAAAATCGGCTAAAGATTGGGATGGTGGTTATGCTATGGCTGGATTATTAGGACATGGAGATTCCTTTGTTCTTCGCGATCCAGCAGGAATAAGACCAGTTTATTACTATAAGGATGATGAAGTAGTTGTAGTAGCTTCTGAACGCCCTGTTATTCAGACTGTTTTCAATGTGGATTTTGATGATGTTAAGGAGCTAGAACCTGGACATGCCATTATTACCAAAAAATCTGGTGAAGTTGCAATTAAAAAAATACTGGAACCTTTGGAGCGCAAAGCCTGTTCATTTGAACGTATTTATTTTTCGCGTGGTAGTGATGCTGAAATTTATCAAGAACGAAAAAACTTGGGTAAATTTTTAATGCCTAAGGTTTTAGAAGCCATTGATAACGACACCAAGAATACTGTGTTTTCATATATCCCTAATACTGCGGAAACGTCTTTCTTTGGAATGATAGAAACAGTTGAGGAACATTTAAACAAGAAAAAAACGCAAGCTATTTTAGATGGTAATGGCAAATTAAGCGCTGAAGTTGTTACTAATATTTTATCTGAACGACCACGTATTGAAAAAATAGCCATAAAGGATGTTAAGTTAAGAACCTTTATTACGGAAGATAGTAGTCGCGACGATTTAGTAGCTCACGTTTATGATGTAACCTATGGAGTCATTAAACCAACCGATAATTTGGTAATTATTGACGATAGTATTGTTCGTGGTACCACATTAAAGAAAAGTATTATAAAAATGATGGATCGCTTACATCCTAAAAAGATTATAGTCGTTTCATCTGCACCACAAATTAGATATCCCGATTGTTATGGTATAGATATGGCACGTTTGGAAGATTTAATTGCCTTCAGAGCCATGTTAGAATTATTGGAAGAAAACAACAAATACCATTTAATACAAGAGGTTTACGACAAATGTAAGGCCCAAGTTGAATTGGAAGATAAAGATGTTCGGAATTTTGTAAAAGATTTGTATTCACAATTTTCAGCTGATGCCATTTCGGATAAAATAGCCCAATTAATATCTAATGAAAACATTAACGCGGAAGTTGTTGCCATATTCCAGCCCATAGAAAATTTACATAAAGCGTGTCCTAAAAATTTAGGCGATTGGTACTTTACGGGCAATTATCCAACAGCAGGAGGTAATCGTGTTGTAAATCGTGCCTTTATTAACTTCTTTGAAGGAAACAAAGATCGTGCGTATTAA
- a CDS encoding PfkB family carbohydrate kinase has translation MSKLVIVGTVAFDAIETPFGKTDKILGGAATYIGLAASQFNVDAAAVSVVGGDFPQEYLNLLSERNVDISGVEIVKEGKTFFWSGKYHNDMNTRDTLATELNVLADFQPVVPTNYRDAKIVMLGNLHPLVQLSVLEQMENKPELVILDTMNFWMDCALDDLLNVIKKVDVITINDEEARQLTGEYSLVVAARKIHDMGPKYVVIKKGEHGALLFHNDKVFYAPALPLEEVFDPTGAGDTFAGGFAGYLAKSDDVSFDNMKNAVIYGSTLASFCVEKFGTERMVNLKSNEVHQRLQQFKSLTQFDIELT, from the coding sequence ATGAGTAAATTAGTAATTGTAGGAACCGTAGCTTTTGATGCTATTGAAACACCTTTTGGAAAAACTGATAAAATTTTAGGAGGCGCAGCTACATATATTGGACTTGCCGCTTCGCAATTTAATGTGGATGCAGCAGCTGTTTCAGTTGTTGGTGGCGATTTTCCACAGGAATATTTAAATTTATTATCAGAAAGAAACGTTGATATTTCAGGTGTTGAAATTGTAAAGGAAGGCAAAACATTTTTCTGGAGTGGTAAATATCATAATGATATGAACACGCGTGACACCTTGGCAACAGAGCTGAATGTATTAGCAGATTTCCAACCAGTAGTTCCAACCAATTATCGTGATGCCAAAATTGTGATGCTTGGAAACCTACATCCTTTAGTGCAATTAAGCGTTTTAGAACAAATGGAAAACAAGCCAGAATTGGTGATTTTAGACACCATGAATTTCTGGATGGATTGTGCATTAGACGATTTGCTAAACGTAATTAAAAAGGTAGATGTAATTACCATTAATGATGAAGAAGCAAGACAACTTACTGGCGAATATTCGTTAGTTGTTGCGGCTAGAAAAATTCATGATATGGGACCAAAATATGTGGTGATTAAGAAAGGTGAACATGGTGCATTATTGTTTCATAATGATAAAGTATTCTACGCCCCAGCTTTACCATTAGAAGAAGTTTTTGATCCTACAGGTGCTGGAGATACATTTGCTGGTGGTTTTGCAGGTTATTTAGCAAAATCTGATGATGTTTCGTTTGACAACATGAAGAATGCCGTGATCTATGGGTCTACATTAGCCTCCTTTTGTGTCGAGAAATTTGGCACAGAACGCATGGTGAATTTAAAAAGTAACGAAGTTCACCAACGCTTGCAACAGTTTAAGAGTTTAACACAATTCGATATTGAATTAACATAA
- a CDS encoding T9SS type A sorting domain-containing protein: MKKNYLSIKTTLVLAFTFLLQNLTAQCVVSNNPQFAFPWESTANWSIGQGFTAECSGALEYVQFLAGTTGTISAGTLKVYSGNTVSGTPIYTQAYPEITISQANDPIRINVTGNVNVTQGNQYTFEFTIDTGMSIVADFTNGYSGGNTFRDGASLSLTDAKFSVSISEDTLGLDAFSVSNSIKVLPNPASEYIKVSGLKNIATYSIYNALGSKITHGKTSDNEAIDIKSFANGLYFLKLENGNTVKFIKD, encoded by the coding sequence ATGAAAAAAAATTACTTATCCATTAAAACAACCTTAGTTCTAGCTTTCACGTTTTTATTACAAAATTTAACAGCACAGTGTGTTGTAAGCAATAACCCTCAATTTGCATTCCCTTGGGAAAGTACCGCAAATTGGTCTATAGGTCAAGGCTTTACTGCAGAGTGTAGTGGTGCTTTAGAGTACGTTCAATTCCTTGCCGGTACAACTGGTACAATATCAGCTGGTACGCTTAAAGTATATAGTGGTAATACGGTTAGTGGAACACCTATTTATACGCAAGCGTATCCTGAAATAACCATTAGTCAAGCAAACGACCCTATTAGAATAAATGTTACTGGCAACGTAAATGTAACTCAAGGCAACCAATATACTTTTGAATTTACCATAGATACAGGTATGAGTATTGTTGCTGATTTTACTAATGGATATTCTGGAGGTAATACTTTCCGGGATGGAGCTAGTTTATCTTTAACCGATGCCAAATTTTCAGTTTCAATTTCAGAAGATACATTAGGTCTTGATGCGTTTAGTGTTTCCAATAGTATAAAAGTATTACCAAATCCCGCTTCCGAATATATTAAAGTTTCAGGCTTAAAAAATATAGCAACATATAGTATTTATAATGCATTAGGTTCAAAAATCACTCATGGTAAAACTTCTGATAATGAGGCTATTGATATTAAAAGCTTCGCCAATGGTTTGTACTTTTTAAAATTAGAAAATGGTAACACCGTAAAATTTATTAAAGATTAA
- a CDS encoding viroplasmin family protein, giving the protein MSKKKKKKYYTVWKGHKTGVFETWNDCKAQVKDYQGAVYKSFDTFDAAKKALNSNYKDFIGKKKGFKSELSEVQLKKIGQPNYNSIAVDAASSGNPGIMEYRGVDTKSKKQLFIQGPFPEGTNNIGEFLALVHGLAFLKQHNSDRILYTDSKIAMSWVRKKTCNTKLPRNEKNAKLFELVDRGVKWLNENTYTTTIVKWETKAWGEIPADFGRK; this is encoded by the coding sequence GTGTCCAAAAAGAAGAAGAAAAAATATTATACCGTTTGGAAAGGTCATAAAACTGGTGTTTTTGAAACTTGGAACGACTGTAAAGCGCAGGTTAAGGATTACCAAGGTGCAGTTTATAAATCTTTTGACACTTTTGATGCGGCCAAAAAAGCTTTAAACAGTAATTACAAAGATTTTATTGGCAAGAAGAAAGGATTTAAAAGTGAATTATCTGAAGTCCAGCTTAAAAAAATAGGACAACCTAATTACAATTCAATAGCTGTTGATGCGGCATCGTCTGGAAATCCAGGTATTATGGAATATAGAGGTGTAGACACTAAATCTAAAAAACAATTATTTATTCAAGGTCCTTTTCCCGAAGGAACTAATAATATTGGCGAATTTTTAGCGCTTGTTCACGGATTAGCCTTTTTAAAGCAACATAATAGCGACCGCATTTTGTACACCGATTCTAAAATAGCTATGAGTTGGGTGCGCAAAAAAACCTGCAATACCAAATTACCACGAAATGAAAAAAACGCTAAACTTTTTGAATTGGTAGACCGTGGCGTAAAATGGCTAAATGAAAACACGTACACCACAACCATTGTAAAATGGGAAACCAAAGCTTGGGGAGAAATTCCTGCAGATTTTGGCAGGAAATAA